The Manihot esculenta cultivar AM560-2 chromosome 11, M.esculenta_v8, whole genome shotgun sequence genome includes a region encoding these proteins:
- the LOC110626863 gene encoding MAP3K epsilon protein kinase 1 isoform X3 produces MLGDEIGKGAYGRVYKGLDLENGDFVAIKQVSLENIAQEDLNIIMQEIDLLKNLKHKNIVKYLGSLKTKTHLHIILEYVENGSLANIIKPNKFGPFPESLVAVYIAQVLEGLVYLHEQGVIHRDIKGANILTTKEGLVKLADFGVATKLTEADVNTHSVVGTPYWMAPEVIEMSGVCAASDIWSVGCTVIELLTCVPPYYDLQPMPALFRIVQDDHPPIPDSLSPDITDFLRQCFKKDARQRPDAKTLLSHPWIQNSRRALNSFRHNGSIKSIQEDDSANSEILNGDNQSSGQNHSSEKADGSVANLETDARKELLTGTAGVSNSDKDHSSDFGIIEERTDKLEDDLQSDQVPTLAIHEKTSFQNGSIGLCTNKVAAACASHPGSSHLNDQDESVMNGEVESRDASGKSVDRKHGGKGSCNNVENKPFGFAPSRQDIGLQKSAKGSVTLGGNELSRFSDPPGDASLDDLFHPLDKNPDDRAAEASTSTSTSHVNQGNASVLEAGKNDLATKLRATIAQKQMESDIGQKNGGGDLFRLMMGVLKDDVIDIDGLVFDEKLPAENLFPLQAVEFGRLVGSLRPEESEDVIASACQKLIAMFHQRPEQKIVFITQHGLLPLMELLEVPKTRVICSVLQLINQIVKDNTDFQENACLVGLIPVVMSFAGPDRPREVRMEAAYFLQQLCQSSDLTLQMFIACRGIPVLVGFLEADYAKYREMVHLAIDGMWQVFKLQRSTPRNDFCRIAAKNGILFRLINTLYSLNEATRLASISVGTGFPLDGSVQRQRSGPLDTSLPIFVQSEALLCASDHPEVLKVRHGMIEHPMPTVSQEPSCASTSHSQRVDVTQPESRYTAPDTDRHQSSTASLETSAALEKAGNIDAKKSLATASKERDNLERWKVDSSRAEIDVRQQRIAGSTNRTSTDRPPKLIESASNGLPSMMSAQPEQVRPLLSLLEKEPPSKHFSGQLEYVRHISGLERHESILPLLHASAEKKTNGELDFLMAEFAEVTGRGRENGNLDSTPRVSHKTVNKKLGPLASNDGAASTSGIASQTTSGVLSGSGVLNARPGSATSSGLLSHMVSTKNAEVARDYLEKVADLLLEFSQADTTVKSYMCSQSLLNRLFQMFNRIEPPILLKILKCINNLSTDPNCLENLQRADAIKFLIPNLELKEGPLVEQIHNEVLHALFNLCKINKRRQEQAAENGIIPHLMHIIMTDSPLKQYALPLLCDMAHASRNSREQLRAHGGLDVYLSLLDDVFWSVTALDSIAVCLAHDNDNRKVEQALLKKEAVQKLVKFFQSCPEQQFEHILEPFLKIITKSSRINTTLAVNGLTPLLIARLDHQEAIARLNLLKLIKAVYEHHPRPKQLIVENDLPQKLQNLIEERRDGQSSGGQVLVKQMATSLLKALHINTVL; encoded by the exons GGCCTTGTGAAACTTGCTGATTTTGGCGTTGCTACAAAATTGACCGAGGCTGATGTTAATACACATTCAGTTGTTGGGACACCATATTGGATGGCCCCTGAG gttATTGAAATGTCAGGGGTATGTGCTGCTTCTGACATATGGAGTGTTGGCTGCACTGTGATTGAACTTCTTACATGTGTGCCTCCATATTATGACTTGCAGCCTATGCCTGCTTTATTTCGTATTGTTCAG GATGATCATCCTCCAATACCCGATAGCTTATCTCCTGACATTACTGACTTCCTGCGCCAGTGTTTCAAGAAG GATGCTAGGCAGAGGCCTGATGCGAAGACGTTACTCTCTCACCCTTGGATACAGAACTCTAGGCGTGCTTTGAACTCTTTTCGTCATAACGGATCAATAAA AAGCATACAGGAAGATGATTCAGCTAACTCGGAAATTTTAAATGGAGATAATCAGAGTAGTGGTCAAAATCATTCTTCAGAGAAAGCTGATGGGTCTGTTGCTAACTTGGAAACT GACGCTAGGAAAGAACTTCTAACTGGGACTGCTGGTGTAAGCAACTCTGATAAGGATCATTCTTCAGATTTTGGTATTATTGAGGAAAGAACTGATAAATTAGAAGATGATCTTCAGTCAGATCAAGTTCCCACCCTAGCTATCCATGAAAAAACATCTTTCCAAAATGGTTCTATTGGACTGTGCACCAATAAAGTTGCAGCAGCCTGTGCTTCGCATCCTGGCTCCTCACATTTGAATGACCAGGATGAGAGTGTCATGAATGGTGAGGTTGAGTCCCGTGATGCAAGTGGGAAAAGTGTAGATAGAAAGCATGGTGGAAAAGGAAGTTGCAACAATGTTGAGAATAAACCATTTGGTTTCGCACCAAGTCGGCAAGATATTGGCCTTCAAAAG TCTGCAAAGGGATCAGTGACGCTGGGAGGGAATGAGCTTAGTAGGTTCAGTGACCCTCCGGGAGATGCCTCACTCGATGATTTGTTTCATCCGCTTGATAAAAACCCAGATGATAGGGCAGCTGAAGCTTCTACTTCTACATCAACATCACATGTGAACCAAGGAAATGCATCTGTGTTAGAGGCTGGAAAAAATGATTTGGCTACAAAGTTGAGGGCTACCATAGCTCAAAAACAGATGGAGAGTGACATAGGGCAGAAAAATGGTGGTGGTGACTTGTTTCGTCTAATGATGGGAGTTCTAAAGGATGACGTGATTGATATTGATGGtttg GTTTTTGATGAAAAGCTGCCTGCTGAAAATCTTTTTCCCCTGCAG GCTGTTGAATTTGGAAGATTAGTTGGGTCGTTAAGACCTGAGGAATCAGAAGATGTGATTGCATCCGCATGTCAGAAACTTATTGCTATGTTTCACCAGCGCCCTGAGCAGAAAATTGTTTTTATTACACAGCATGGATTGCTTCCTCTTATGGAATTACTTGAAGTTCCTAAAACTCGT GTTATATGCTCTGTCCTTCAACTTATAAACCAAATTGTTAAAGATAATACTGATTTCCAAGAAAATGCTTGTCTTGTTGGCTTG ATACCGGTGGTCATGAGCTTTGCTGGACCTGATCGTCCCCGGGAAGTTCGGATGGAGGCAGCCTATTTCTTGCAGCAGCTTTGTCAATCAAG TGACCTGACGTTGCAAATGTTTATTGCATGCCGTGGAATACCTGTTTTGGTGGGCTTTCTAGAGGCTGATTATGCAAAATACAG GGAAATGGTTCATCTAGCTATTGATGGCATGTGGCAGGTTTTTAAACTTCAGAGATCTACACCAAGAAATGATTTTTGTCGTATAGCTGCAAAAAATGGAATACTTTTTAGGCTTATCAATACTCTTTATAGTTTGAATGAGGCAACTAGGCTAGCTTCCATATCAGTTGGAACTGGATTTCCGCTTGATGGTTCAGTTCAACGACAACGTTCTGGTCCATTAGATACAAGTCTTCCTATTTTTGTTCAGAGTGAGGCATTGCTTTGTGCATCCGATCACCCTGAAGTCCTTAAGGTTAGGCATGGAATGATTGAGCATCCCATGCCAACTGTCTCACAAGAACCTTCTTGTGCTTCTACTTCACATTCACAAAGGGTGGATGTCACTCAACCAGAATCTAGATACACTGCGCCAGATACAGATAGACATCAATCTAGCACAGCATCATTGGAAACATCAGCTGCTTTAGAGAAAGCTGGAAATATAGACGCCAAAAAATCTTTGGCAACTGCTTCTAAAGAGCGAGACAACCTAGAACGATGGAAGGTTGATTCATCTCGAGCAGAAATTGATGTTCGGCAGCAACGCATTGCTGGTTCCACTAATAGGACATCTACAGATAGGCCACCAAAGTTGATTGAAAGTGCATCTAATGGTCTTCCTTCTATGATGTCTGCTCAGCCAGAGCAAGTTCGACCCCTTCTAAGCTTGTTGGAAAAAGAACCTCCATCTAAGCATTTTTCTGGTCAGTTGGAGTATGTACGCCACATCTCAGGGTTGGAGAGACATGAAAGTATATTGCCTCTATTGCATGCATCTGCTGAAAAGAAAACCAACGGTGAATTGGATTTTTTGATGGCAGAATTTGCAG AGGTAACTGGGCGTGGAAGAGAAAATGGAAATCTAGACTCTACACCTAGAGTTTCGCATAAGACCGTAAATAAGAAGCTGGGTCCACTGGCATCTAATGATGGAGCTGCTTCCACATCTGGTATTGCATCTCAAACAACATCGGGTGTACTGTCTGGTTCAGGTGTACTGAATGCTAGACCAGGGAGTGCAACATCATCTGGATTACTTTCCCACATGGTATCAACAAAGAATGCAGAAGTTGCTAGGGATTACCTGGAAAAGGTGGCAGACCTTCTGCTTGAGTTTTCTCAAGCTGACACTACTGTAAAATCCTATATGTGCAGCCAAAGTTTGCTTAATCGTCTCTTTCAGATGTTCAATAGAATTGAGCCACCTATTCTTTTGAAG ATACTCAAGTGTATAAATAATCTGTCAACTGACCCCAATTGCTTAGAAAATCTTCAGCGGGCAGATGCAATCAAGTTTTTGATCCCAAATCTGGAACTCAAAGAAGGGCCTCTTGTGGAGCAAATCCATAATGAG GTTCTCCATGCACTGTTCAACCTGTGCAAGATAAACAAGAGGAggcaagaacaagctgctgaaaatGGAATTATTCCGCATTTGATGCATATTATTATGACAGATTCCCCCTTGAAACAGTATGCATTACCTCTACTGTGTGACATGGCACATGCATCTCGTAATTCTAGAGAGCAACTAAGGGCCCATGGTGGTTTGGATGTGTACTTAAGCCTGCTTGATGATGTGTTCTGGTCAGTGACAGCATTGGATTCAATTGCTGTTTGCTTGGCTCATGACAATGACAACCGCAAAGTTGAACAAGCACTGCTGAAGAAGGAGGCAGTTCAGAAATTAGTGAAGTTCTTCCAGAGCTGTCCAGAGCAACAATTTGAACACATTTTGGAGCCATTTTTGAAAATTATCAC GAAGTCCTCCCGGATAAATACTACATTAGCTGTTAATGGTTTGACACCTTTGCTCATTGCAAGGCTGGACCATCAGGAGGCAATAGCTCGGCTGAATTTGCTTAAACTAATAAAG GCTGTCTACGAGCATCATCCTCGGCCAAAGCAATTGATTGTGGAGAATGATTTACCGCAAAAACTTCAGAATTTAATTGAGGAACGCCGAGATGGGCAAAGCTCAGGAGGGCAAGTGCTGGTGAAACAAATGGCTACTTCTCTGCTGAAGGCTCTTCACATTAACACTGTTCTGTAA